TTTTTGATGGGGCTAAAGACTTTGCCAGCTTGATAGCAACAGCCAGCAACCTCATAGATGAAGCAGCGTTTAAATTCACAGAGGAAGGAATAAGCATGCGCGCCATGGACCCGAGCAGGGTCGTTCTCATTGACTTGAACCTGCCGGAGAGCATATTCTCAAAGTACGAGGTTGAGGAACCGGAAACCATCGGAATCAACATGGACCAGTTTAAGAAGATACTCAAGCGCGGAAAGGCCAAGGACACGCTCATTCTCAGAAAAGGTGACGAGAACTTCCTCGAAATAACCTTTGAGGGAACTGCAAAGAGAACGTTCCGCCTTCCGCTCATAGACGTTGAGGAGCTTGAGCTCGAACTTCCAGAGCTTCCGTTCACGGCCAAGGTCGTCGTTCTCGGAGAGGTCCTCAAGGAGGCTGTCAAGGATGCCTCCCTTGTCAGCGACGCCATAAAGTTCATCGCAACCGAGAGCGAGTTTATAATGAAGGCCGAGGGCGAAACTCAAGAGGTCGAGATAAAGCTCACCCTTGAGGACGAAGGTTTACTTGACCTTGAGGTCGAGGAGGAAACCAGGAGCGCCTACGGCATCAGCTACCTCAGCGACATGATTAAGGGCATAGGAAAGGCCGATGAAGTCATACTTCGCTTCGGAAACGAG
This is a stretch of genomic DNA from Thermococcus sp.. It encodes these proteins:
- a CDS encoding DNA polymerase sliding clamp — translated: FDGAKDFASLIATASNLIDEAAFKFTEEGISMRAMDPSRVVLIDLNLPESIFSKYEVEEPETIGINMDQFKKILKRGKAKDTLILRKGDENFLEITFEGTAKRTFRLPLIDVEELELELPELPFTAKVVVLGEVLKEAVKDASLVSDAIKFIATESEFIMKAEGETQEVEIKLTLEDEGLLDLEVEEETRSAYGISYLSDMIKGIGKADEVILRFGNEMPLQMEYLIRDEGKLVFLLAPRVEE